The Euphorbia lathyris chromosome 2, ddEupLath1.1, whole genome shotgun sequence genome includes a window with the following:
- the LOC136218241 gene encoding centromere/kinetochore protein zw10 homolog, with amino-acid sequence MDALFDAINVRDLLPTGDLTDPTSPLSAPDLRLLISRLESHSLQIKSRVKSYLLSHHNDFSSLFSLCNDAILQTNQISEKVSDLVHLLSDSPAHVEIKEIVEEASLKMKEVRVKRELLELVRGIVAISERLRGVREAMKDGRLKFAAQELRKLKTALRIGDEEEKEPVVYGLLRKEWLDCFEEIQEVLERFMENAVLFEPDSGGVRIKNQLSIGGTAGVGLDTVLETLEVIEVLHYGLAKVADKMIKFIITPAVNSGSSITFVEDSEKVSDDSVDAILKMVPSSNPQMEDADGKTIYSGVVQVVRFIFEHLCFQNESWIRCFGRLTWPRISELIIANFLSKAVPEDASKLADFQNIIKRTSKFETDLKDMKFISASDSADQKLSNFAENVEVHFASRKKTETLAKARNLLLQCDFAIPQEYIREGPPLKSTGEANNSSEHVVDLLFLSERCVVSKAASQLMDLVHNTLKDVCMSSPRVALEFYHAARDAILLYEAVIPVKLERQLDGINQVAVLMHNDCLYLSQEILGLAFEYRSDFPRCIKENAVFVDMAPRFHVMAEDILHRQIQLVVFNLKEAIDGADGFQNTHQMQQFQSAKFSTEQVVFILEKVRIIWEPLLLPSIYQKSMCMVLESVFSRIARDILLIDDMAADETLQLQRLIYMMLENLASVMESLIAKTGKEKSEENSTYSLDELIPSLHKIRKLAELLDMPLKSITNSWESGELFSCGFTMLEVQCFIKAIFTDSPLRKECLWRIENVSL; translated from the exons ATGGATGCTCTTTTTGATGCTATCAACGTGCGAGACCTTCTCCCCACCGGCGACCTCACAGACCCTACCTCGCCGCTCTCTGCGCCTGATCTCCGCCTCCTCATAAGCCGCCTGGAATCCCATTCACTTCAAATTAAGTCTAGAGTCAAATCGTACCTCCTTTCTCATCACAACGActtctcttctctcttctccctCTGCAACGATGCCATTTTACAAACTAATCAAATCAGCGAAAAGGTGTCCGATCTTGTACATTTGCTTTCTGATTCTCCCGCCCATGTTGAGATTAAAGAGATTGTTGAGGAAGCTAGTTTGAAGATGAAGGAGGTGAGGGTGAAGAGAGAATTGTTGGAATTGGTTAGAGGAATTGTTGCTATTAGTGAGAGGTTGAGAGGTGTAAGAGAGGCAATGAAGGACGGACGGCTGAAATTTGCTGCTCAGGAATTAAGGAAATTGAAGACAGCGTTGAGGATTGGTGATGAGGAAGAGAAAGAACCTGTGGTTTACGGCTTACTAAGGAAGGAGTGGCTCGATTGCTTTGAAGAG ATTCAAGAGGTGCTAGAAAGGTTCATGGAAAATGCAGTACTGTTTGAGCCGGATTCTGGTGGAGTTCGAATCAAGAATCAGTTGAGCATTGGTGGAACTGCCGGGGTTGGCCTTGACACAGTCTTGGAGACATTGGAA GTCATTGAAGTTTTACATTATGGACTTGCTAAAGTGGCTGACAAAATGATCAAGTTTATTATTACTCCTGCTGTAAATTCTGGATCATCTATCACATTTGTAGAAGATTCTGAAAAAGTCTCAGATGACTCTGTAGATGCAATATTGAAGATGGTGCCATCATCAAATCCTCAG ATGGAAGACGCTGATGGAAAAACTATATATTCAGGAGTTGTTCAGGTAGTAAGGTTCATCTTTGAACACTTATGCTTCCAAAATGAGTCTTGGATTCGATGTTTTGGGAGATTGACATGGCCCAGGATATCCGAGTTAATCATTGCTAACTTCCTCTCAAAG GCTGTCCCTGAAGATGCTTCAAAACTTGCTGACTTTCAGAATATCATCAAACGCACATCCAAGTTTGAGACTGATTTAAAAGACATGAAATTTATTTCAGCATCAGATAGCGCTGACCAAAAGTTGAGCAATTTTGCAGAAAATGTTGAGGTTCACTTTGCATCTAGGAAGAAGACAGAAACCTTGGCAAAAGCTAGAAATTTGCTTTTACAGTGTGACTTTGCCATTCCCCAA GAGTACATAAGAGAAGGTCCTCCACTGAAGAGTACTGGAGAAGCTAATAATTCGTCTGAGCATGTTGTTGACTTGCTTTTTCTCTCTGAGAGGTGTGTGGTGTCCAAAGCAGCTTCCCAACTCATGGATCTAGTGCATAATACACTGAAG GATGTTTGTATGTCGTCTCCAAGGGTTGCATTGGAGTTTTATCATGCTGCTAGGGATGCTATACTTCTCTACGAGGCTGTTATTCCTGTCAAG CTAGAAAGGCAGCTTGATGGCATAAACCAGGTTGCTGTACTCATGCACAATGATTGTCTCTATTTATCCCAAGAGATACTTGGACTAGCATTTGAG TATAGGTCAGACTTCCCAAGGTGTATTAAAGAAAATGCTGTTTTTGTTGATATGGCTCCACGATTTCATGTAATGGCTGAGGATATATTACACAGACAAATCCAGCTTGTTGTTTTCAATttgaaagag GCCATAGATGGTGCTGATGGCTTTCAGAACACTCATCAGATGCAACAATTTCAATCTGCAAAGTTTAGCACAGAACAG GTGGTTTTTATTCTTGAAAAAGTACGGATTATATGGGAGCCTCTGTTGCTTCCTTCGATTTACCAGAAAAGCATGTGTATGGTTCTAGAGTCTGTTTTTTCTCGAATTGCTAGAGACATACTCCTTATAGATGATATGGCAGCTGATGAAACACTACAG CTTCAGCGACTGATTTATATGATGCTGGAAAACCTTGCTTCTGTAATGGAGTCGTTGATTGCGAAAACTGGAAAGGAGAAGTCAGAAGAGAATTCTACATATTCTCTAGATGAGTTGATACCGTCTTTACATAAAATACGCAAACTTGCAG AATTACTGGACATGCCTTTGAAATCCATTACTAACAGTTGGGAAAGTGGTGAACTCTTCAGCTGTGGATTTACAATGTTAGAG GTGCAATGCTTCATAAAAGCCATATTTACAGATTCCCCTCTGCGAAAAGAATGCTTATGGAGGATAGAAAATGTGAGCTTGTAA